In the Wyeomyia smithii strain HCP4-BCI-WySm-NY-G18 chromosome 2, ASM2978416v1, whole genome shotgun sequence genome, one interval contains:
- the LOC129726176 gene encoding ubiquitin carboxyl-terminal hydrolase, which yields MTTWLPIESNPEVLNKYLGKLGVSPLWNIVDIYGMDDEILAFVPSPLKSLIFLFPCSEAHENYRAKEDEELKAKNIEHPKSLFYMRQYVHNACGTIALVHAILNNPDIELEEGSFIKKYYDASKDKTPEERGRLLENDAGFTETHDSVANEGQTAPPDINQKVYHHFIAFVHHEGQLYELDGRKNFPIAHGKTSPDSLLKDAITVCKKYIALDPNEVRFTLLGLVPTQ from the exons ATGACCACTTGGCTGCCAATAGAATCTAATCCTGAG GTATTGAACAAATATCTCGGAAAACTAGGCGTTTCGCCGTTGTGGAATATTGTTGATATTTATGGTATGGATGATGAGATATTGGCTTTCGTTCCATCACCGCTTAAATCATTGATTTTCCTTTTCCCTTGCTCGGAAGCG cacGAAAATTACCGTGCCAAAGAAGATGAAGAATTGAAAGCTAAGAACATTGAGCATCCGAAAAGCCTGTTTTACATGCGCCAGTACGTGCATAACGCTTGCGGAACTATCGCTTTAGTCCATGCTATACTAAATAACCCGGACATCGAATTGGAAGAAGGaagtttcatcaaaaaatactaTGATGCCTCAAAAGATAAAACACCAGAAGAGCGAGGTAGACTGCTGGAAAATGACGCGGGATTCACCGAAACCCACGACAGTGTGGCTAACGAAGGTCAAACAGCACCTCCTGACATAAACCAGAAAGTCTATCACCACTTTATTGCATTCGTACATCATGAAGGACAATTGTATGAACTGGATGGGCGTAAAAATTTCCCCATTGCTCACGGTAAAACCTCTCCGGATAGTTTACTGAAAGATGCCATCACTGTGTGCAAAAAGTACATTGCTCTTGATCCAAACGAAGTCAGGTTTACCTTGTTGGGTTTAGTTCCCACACAATAA